From Saccopteryx leptura isolate mSacLep1 chromosome 3, mSacLep1_pri_phased_curated, whole genome shotgun sequence, one genomic window encodes:
- the TMEM200B gene encoding transmembrane protein 200B, with the protein MTAGSPGDCVEVRRSPEGRVSRLGRRLGRRRRPRSPPEPLRVRARLRLRSPSGAFAALGALVVLVGMGIAVAGYWPHRAAAPGPRAANASAHPVSELRREGRGAGRAHGPHERLRLLGPVVMGVGLFVFICANTLLYENRDLETRRLRQGVLRDQALRPPDGPGWDCALLPSPGPMTPRAIGYVEPESWDLSPHRSTSPVPSVRSLRSEPANPRLGLPALLNSYPLKGPGLPPPWGPRTQTGHVIITVQPSGSCIEHSKSLDLGLGELLLGAPAARDCAHRSWPRLDSLSLEGYSKLGGGDLGARV; encoded by the coding sequence ATGACGGCCGGAAGCCCCGGAGACTGCGTGGAGGTGCGGAGGAGCCCCGAGGGCCGCGTCTCTCGCCTGGGCCGCCGCCTGGGCCGCCGCCGGCGCCCGCGCTCCCCGCCCGAGCCTCTGCGGGTGAGGGCGCGGCTGCGGCTGCGCTCGCCGTCGGGGGCGTTCGCGGCGCTGGGGGCGCTCGTGGTACTGGTGGGCATGGGCATCGCCGTGGCTGGCTACTGGCCGCACCGCGCCGCGGCCCCAGGGCCCCGGGCTGCCAATGCCAGCGCTCACCCCGTGAGCGAGCTGCGACGCGAGGGTCGAGGTGCTGGCCGGGCCCATGGCCCACACGAGCGGTTGCGGCTCCTTGGGCCGGTGGTCATGGGCGTCGGCCTGTTTGTGTTCATCTGTGCCAACACGCTGCTCTACGAGAACCGCGACTTGGAGACCAGACGGCTTCGCCAGGGGGTGCTGCGGGATCAGGCGCTCCGGCCCCCCGACGGCCCTGGCTGGGACTGcgctctcctccccagccccggCCCCATGACTCCCCGAGCTATAGGCTATGTGGAACCAGAAAGCTGGGACTTGTCCCCTCATCGAAGTACCTCACCTGTCCCATCAGTGAGGAGTCTGCGTTCAGAACCTGCTAATCCTCGCTTGGGGTTACCTGCCCTGCTCAACAGTTATCCACTGAAGGGCCCAGGGCTGCCCCCACCTTGGGGTCCACGGACCCAGACTGGCCATGTGATTATCACCGTGCAGCCCTCTGGTTCCTGCATTGAACACTCCAAGTCTCTGGATCTGGGCCTTGGAGAGCTCTTGCTTGGGGCCCCAGCAGCCCGGGACTGTGCTCACCGAAGTTGGCCACGGCTGGACAGCCTCAGTCTGGAGGGTTATTCCAAGTTGGGAGGTGGGGACTTGGGGGCTCGGGTATGA